One Deltaproteobacteria bacterium genomic window carries:
- a CDS encoding universal stress protein, giving the protein NSAPYSRILVPYNATKVAALALEVAHDIARQVDGKISVVIVTEPAFIRGEEPGRWTDLAKAHAREIAGIYRIPIELVTLEGNTVKEVVKLAADHDLVIIGSTTENVPFLKPHVGHLIAERSPCSVLVVTH; this is encoded by the coding sequence AACAGCGCCCCCTACAGCAGGATTCTCGTCCCCTACAACGCCACGAAGGTCGCGGCCCTGGCGCTGGAAGTAGCCCACGACATCGCCCGTCAGGTCGACGGGAAGATATCGGTGGTGATCGTGACGGAGCCGGCATTTATCCGGGGCGAGGAGCCGGGGAGGTGGACCGACCTGGCAAAAGCCCATGCCCGGGAGATAGCGGGAATTTACCGGATACCGATCGAACTGGTAACCCTCGAGGGAAACACGGTGAAGGAAGTCGTAAAGCTCGCCGCAGACCACGACCTGGTCATCATCGGGAGCACGACGGAGAACGTTCCTTTCCTGAAACCCCACGTGGGGCATCTCATCGCGGAGCGCAGCCCCTGCTCCGTCCTGGTGGTGACGCATTGA